Part of the Zingiber officinale cultivar Zhangliang chromosome 8A, Zo_v1.1, whole genome shotgun sequence genome, TACAGAAAATCCCCCGATCAAACAACCAAGTAGCAAACAAACTGGCTAaattagctagttcattatcccCGGTCATGATAAGCTAGTCGATCGAATAGGTCTCACTGGTGGCGcatatcgatcggatggagggaatTTATTTCCCAAACGACTAGAGAACGTCGTTGGTCGAATTCCTCTACTCCAGAAGCACATCGTCCGATGAGGAAGCAACTCTCCTATTGAAGAAGAGAGACGGACGATTTACATTGATTGGGTATCAGCTTTACAAGTGGGCTTTCTCGAGGTCATTGCTTAAGTGCGTTGGGTCGGAAGACGTagagtacatcctccaagaagtgcaccaaggttcctGTGAAAGTCATCTAGGCGACCGTTCATTGGCTCAGAAGATTCtcctggccggatatttttggcccactctccAAGAGGATGATGCTCGGACGGTAGCCACCTGCCTGTCCTACCAGAAGTATCACAATATCTCACACCGACCGACCGAGAAGATGAAAGCGTCCATTGTGTCTTCCCCGTTCGACccatggggcatggacatcgttgggCCATTCCCCATAGCGACCACTCAACGAAGATTCCTGCTCATCGTAATgaattacttctccaagtgggtgggcATTCGATCACTGATTCATCCAGTCTTCCGCCTGGTGCCCGCGaccaccaagattttcacctagtgtcctcaactctaggatttcgctTAACATCCTCAGCCCGctaagactttgcccagtccctCGGATCAAGATTTCGTTGCCTAATCGCATCTagaattttccacctgcctagcctcaactaggacttttctttacTTAAGATcatttaggacttttctgcacactctgttcaacttgttagatcacacgATAGCTTAACATTGAACCCCTTTGTCATTATTAAAACACAGGTTCAATCGTTTGATACTCCCTACACCAATAATCTATCCCTTTTTTATTATAACAATatggttcaaaagttaagtaaaacaatatAGCAGTTcaagggataaaaaaaatagtaacttAATACTAAAGCAATTTAAATACAAAAAACTTTTTAAGAATAAGTTCGGgtgttaaaataacttttaaaggaAAGATTAAGAAAACAATTAaaggaaagattaagaaaataattttttcaatttaGCTCCTCTTAATTTATCACTCTCCTTAACTTTTGACCATTCTTTCcttctttgtcattcatcaaaaataatttaaggataaaaaattatgtaatttcaaaattaaatatttaagtttttcaaatacttagtttttgtgACAAAGtttaaaattggaaaaaaaacatattctttgaaaaatattttgaaacaaactttgattttgagatagTAGAATTTTGCTTTGAAAAATTttgagaaggagagaaaaatttttttcaaataggAAGTTTAACCAaagaacttagtttttgaaaaaaaaattacttaaagaAATTAATTGGGTTTCAAATAAactatcttttgaaaatatttagtaTTTTTTGTAAAAGCCTTGAAAAAgaacttgacttttgaaaatactttattTTTGAAAGATATCTTTTTAAAGTAGACTTTAGATTTTAAAAAGACTTAGTCTCTTTGAAAAGATacttaaaggttttgaaaaagaacttaaattttaaatacttAAACAATTTGAAGTAGAACTTAGTTAAAAACTtagtttccaaaaaaaaaaaatacttgactTTTTcttcttagttaaaaaaaaaactcaatttttttttaaaaaaaataggcaAGACTAATAGAATGAGCAACAAAAgtaattaaagttaaaaaaaaatatctatttctCTAATTTTCCATTgcaccctttctaagttatcaaacatgttaaacttatgagtttgtgtgagatagagttaagtttaattttaaagttggttttaatttttgagaatattatcTCTGAATTTTGGAGaatatttaagttttgaattttaaaaaacagTTAAGATTGAAATTTGCAAGATATTTAAGTctggattttttaaaatagttaagattgaaatttgaaagatatttaagtctaaatcatattaattaaaatttaaaaattaattaacattttaaaataattatttttttaaaattgaaattatcatttgaaagttaatttctaaagattaaattaagtttaatttgattcaatttaagtttggtttaatttgattaatttgaattatatttgctttgatttaaagattaagttagttttaagctttaattaactaattttatATCTAAATCCATCTCATCCTTTTTCTAAATCATCAATCAGAGAGTCTTATTTATTTTGTGAGttagttaattttatcttcaatttttattaaaatctaaggattgatttacattggagttagactaaggtttaacaattagtcaattaaacattcatttcaataattggcttccaagctatagtgagacactaggtcttcttaggtattagagcaacaaccacttctagacaaaatcttttaaagaaattgaatatttaatttttttttttgaaaattctaggtCTAAAGTCAAGTGTCAATCAAGCCTAAGTCTTTATCTACCCTAATCTAAGTATATATAAGGAAAGCGGTAAAGTAAACATCAAGTAAGTCTATTTAATAAAAATGGTCTTTGTATTGGTTCCCTTTGGATCATTGCCTCGATGAGGTCTATCAAAGTAGTAAGTTTGATCCTTGGAAATCCAATATTGATTacatccaacttgattaatcaagttaaacttagggacccatgcttggactagttttcTATTTGGTCGATTCACtaaggataagtatgatttgaaTCAATGTTTGGCCTTATATCTGAtttcggatcgattgtatacattCTTTGTTTTCCATGGATCAAAtcaaaattcttggaacccaaagtgaatcgttccaacgagtccctaagttccttgacttgacttttcaagtcggaattttcttcctcaagttattagacttgagttgaagttccaacttgaacagATCTggtcaaggagcttgggttagttACTTCCTTGAGGGCTATGACACCCTCttgaagtgacttgacctggaggttggatttagccaacttttaaACAAGTAAGAAATTAATCTAGTAATTGACGAATTACAGTTGAATCATCTTCTGAGCCAAATTTGGATTCTAATTCAGCTCCAGTTTCATACTCGGACTTGGTTTTGGCAACAtaagcttgtactggtagagcaaggaagcttgcttgctcgtgttcttcGTTGGAGTCTTCCGAGGATTCGAACCATATTTTTTCATAGCCTTCCTTATTATTTACTTCTGGTTTAGACATTCCGGCTTgtaatgtcccttcttgttgcagtcaTAGTAGGTAACTTCGGACTTGGTCATCATgttcgattgagtcaccttcttgatCTATTGTTTGGTGAAGCTCATCTTTTTGTATATTTTTCGTACCAGTTTCATGAGCTTGACGATGATTTCATTATCATCTTTTGAGTTTGATTTGTCTTTGGACTTGGATTCAATCTAGCGCTTGGTTTTTGGTTCGCTCGTTCTACTTGTACTCGTAaccaaagtaatacctttctcgactggTAGTGCATTAGTATATTCGTGAAGTTTAAAATTGGAAAATAACTTGTCTAATTTAATTAAGGAAAGGTCCTTAAATACCTTGTAGGTATCTACCATTTATGCCCATAATGTATTCTTCAAAAAAGTGTTTACCGCATACCTAATGACGTCGTGATTCTTCACTTTTTGTCCGATCGCCTGGAGGCCGTTTAGAAAATCTTGGATACAAGCATGTAGCTAGCTCACCAACTCATCtccctgtattttaatattatacaatttattaagaattaaatctcttttacttacctttgtgtcggaagtcctctcgtgcagttcgatgaatttttcccataattcttttgcgCTTGAGAAAGGGCTAACTCGGTTTAGTTCTTCTTTGGTTAGGTCGCATTGGAGAGTACATGTCGCTTTTGCATCCGCTTcgatcttcctctttgttggtgcGTCCCACTCTTGTCACAAGGGATGAGTACTCCGTCTTCTATGGGAAATGTGAATATGGTTTGGATTATAATCCACATTTCCAATTGGGCCTTGAGATGGTACTTCATTCGGCTTTTCCAATATCTAAAGTCCTTGCTAGAGAAAAGAGACGGGTAAGTTgtattgtagccttcttggtgggccattgatAGAAAATCTCTCACACAAAAAAGAAtaacgaatgttccaagaccagatcttggattaatagtgcgagaagaaagaaaacttaagaactcaagtggtgttgtaccaacttcTAGAAACAATAAACTCGATCGAGAAAAATTATCAGAAGGTTGATAGCACCTATTTTGATTGACTCTAAAAATCTCAAGATGCAAAAACCAAGAAAAAGGCTTAAAAATATATTCACTAGAGAAAAAACACAAAAACAATTGCTCAaacggtggtttcaccaattcaaagcgaccttactctaataccaattgtaggatcatttctctagagaggggtgaatagtgctcatgactttcacgttcgtttaaaaCACAATCGAGTAAAACACAACAAAATATAAGTTAAGTAAAACTAAGCAATCACTAAcactttgatttacttggttcggagtctatgaagactcctactcgaaggcccgtataTGAGAGTACTTTTGATGGACAATCCACTTGTAGTTCAAAGAAAGGTTACAAGTATTATGTATAAGAACTATAATGATAAAACTGTAAACAAAACTATATCGATAACTTGTAAAGATCTGAAGTTACAAGCCTTCGATTGTTAGAGAAGCATTTGGGCATCATGGAAGCGTTTTCTGAGCAGCGCACAAGAGAGAGACTTCTTTGAATTGTTGTGTAGAAATTGCTGATgaaagcctccttttatagccatatATGGACTCCGAGATCCCCTCCTAGGCACCTGGGCTGTGCTGGCATGGCGGGCTCTTGTCGAAACTTCATCCCTGAAGTTTATCCACATTTGGGCGCTTGGACCACTAACCTGGGTCGGCTACTCGTCACGTTCCAGCTTAATGAGAAGATGAAGTTTTGGTCATCCGGGCGCTTGGAGCaactctgggtgcctggaccgcCAGGGTGCCTAGCCAAGCACCCTCCCGAGGGTGGCTCTTCGCCAAAGCCTTCCCAGGTGCCCGGAGcaactccgggtgcccagacTCCGAATGTCCAGACCAGCTTTTTGTTGAAACCTtctttctacaaaataaagttagtctagGCAAAAAAACATTATAAAGAAAGAATGATtttgacagtcttcagactgtatgttttgctgaaactctaggtcggatcaacatctattattcccccTTTGGAGAACGTGTTTTCACCTACTCCTTTAAGGAGAGATTACTTTTCGCCAAACCGGTCCTCCAAATAGTTTAGATTTTTGCTCAGCGTCTGAGCCATCAagacttcatgctggatgtccgattccagacccgtccaatcttccacctggtATCTGGGACCCTCGGGATTTCTCCTAGCATCCCCGACTTTAGGATTTTATCCAACATCCTCGGCCCGCCAAGACTTTATCCAGTCTTTCGGACCAGGACTTTGTTACCTAACCGAAagtaggactttccacctacctagtcTTAACTAGGATTTCCCGTTACCTAATTAAGATCACTTATAATTTTTCTGTACACTTAATTCAACTTGTTAAATCACAtgacaatttaattttaaacctcTTTATCATTATTAAAATACAAATTCGATTGTCTACAGCTCCCGCTCCCGACACCAACATGTTATACATAGCAAAGatcaaatcatttttttttttataatccaacTGATTAATTTTATAGGTAGACAGCTCTTTTCGAATTTATCTACCGGATAAATTCGGAGCACAAGATTATACATACTCAAGAGCTAACCTTCAGGCTATTCATTCCTTTAGCATAACTTAAAACACGTTATAAATATATGGTATAACATACTCAAAGCACAATAGTTTCACAAAATCAAATCGTCAAATGAAATCAAAACTTCTGGGTATGTTATTCTACCTACTCAGAATGACATTTCTAAATTTGATTATTCTATCTAATAAATAGTGCAATTAGCAAATGATTAACACTCTCTGGGTATGTTATTTGTACATTATAGCTAAGCTAATTTGACTTATCCAAACTACATAGCTTGATAAAACTTGTTTGACTCGCACAACGTACCAAGAGCATTCCAATCTACCTAGTATGCATCAACAAATTCAATAGGCTTATCGGGTCTAATAGTATCGTCTAGACAAAACATCTCAAACTCCCCTTTTGGTTTGTGTTGCGAACCACCCTAATCACTAGCTCACAAAACTATCGAACTTGCCAAGCTCATGGGCTCCATCAACTATATTAGCCCACTCACTCAAAAAACCACTATGATCAAATGACTCATGTAACCTACCTAGTTATCCAAACTAAGCTAACAAACTCAGCCGACCTCACTCTAACTAAACTACAAAGCCATTAGACACATTGGCCAATCCAAGGCGGGCCTTACTGAAATTCACATGCTTAATCTTCTTAATTTATTCAACTTGACCAACCCAACCGAATAGTTTTTTTCTAAACCAAGAGATTAATTGAATATTACCCAAAATAAAACTAGACTAAATGAAAGGGCAAGTTTccatgataaaaaaattaaatacaacTATTATTTGAACCGGTACGATTAAACCAAATAGCACGAGAAGTGTAGTTAAAAATTAGTTCACCTCAGAGCAATCATTTGACATAATATTAAATGATAATAACTCTGTTCCTATAAAAAATAGCATACGAAGTTATTGGTTTATTTGGTTCGTTTAATATTCTTCCTCCTGATGGATCTGTAGAAATTGAGAAGAAGAACGTAACCGTCTTGATAAATCCAAAAGAGAAATAAAGAATATAAAATCTTATATAACTAGATTAAGAAATTTGAAATCATAAATTGAAAAGGTATCAGATTAAATTACGCTAaatgatataaataaataattataataaatatagatAATCTATCATCCCCTCAAACTCACAATGCTACATTGAGAGTTTGTTAGAAATGAAAGTGCGAAGCGGAATGAGGCTTAGTAAATATATCAGTTATCTGTAGCGAGGAAGAAATAAAAGACAGCATGATAATGTCGAGCTATAGATGATAACGAGTGAGATGACAATCAATCTCAATATGTTTCGTTCTCATGAAAAGTTGTATTGCACGCAATCTGAATGACACTCTAATTATTACAATGAAGAGAAGTAGGTTGTCGAAAAAAAATTTTCATATTTGTAAGCAACCAATATAGCTAAATAATCTCACATGTGGTGATAGTCATGACATGATACTCAGCTTTTGTGGAAGATCTGGAAATAACATAttgtttcttactcttccaagagataagagaatctccaagaaaaatacaaaagtCGGTGGTCGGCTTACGATCCATAGAGTCGTCTGCCCAATTAACATCAAAGTATGCACATAGCTCTAACGAGGAAGTAGAAAAAAATAAGAGACTCTAAAATTGAGTTCCCTGAAGATATTGGAGAATGTGAAGAACAACCACCCAATAAACTGTTGTTGGTACAGTGACAAACTGACTAGCCACATGTATAACATACACAATATCAGAATGAGTCATAATGAGATAAACCAAGTTTCTCACAACTGTACAATAGATGTTAGGATCTGACAAAGAAGAACCATCTGATGGAAAGTACCGAGCATTAGTCTCAAAAGGAGTATCAACTACCCTGTTGTTAGTGAGACATGCACGCTTAAATAGATCAATTATGTACTTTGACTGACAAAATATAACCTTTTGGCGAAGAGGCGATCACGATCCCCAGAAAATAGCATAGTAAAGTCTTTTATAGTGAACCAATAAgctaattcaaatttcaaatacTCAATTCCATCAAAATCATCATCAGTAAGTgtcatgtcatccacatataaagaTAAAAGTATACGACTTGCACGTGTACACTGGTTTCAATTCATTCCAAGAGATTTACTCAGCTCAACCTCTTAGTCCACTGATTTGTTGGCATTTCTTAGTACAGGTCCAGTACTTAAGAGGGCAGCTGACTTCATGGATAGCTTATAGGAGATCCATAAAATGATACATGATTATTTGCCTATCTCTAATTCCAAGTACAAAGACAAAGCAGACCAAAAGAGATGGCACTTGGAGTTTGATATTAGTGACTTCGTCGTGGGTGGTTTTAATGAATGATCATTTTACTGCTAGGCATTACAATAAATTATTAGCCAAGAAAATTGGTTCAATCAAGATTATTAAGAAGATAAATCCCAATGCATATCATTTGAAGCTGCATAGTCATATCCGCACTGCTGATGTTTTTTGTGTGGAACATTTGATTCCCTTCCATGGTGATTCTTTTAATGATGTAGTGGCTAGCAATTCGAGGGTGATTTTTCTCCACCCTGGAGACTGATGCGAGTTCAATAGAGCAATCTTTCGGAAGTCATAACTTTTGACACGGAACTCGGAATCAGGTTATGTCAAAGGCTACACATGCAAAATTTAGAGATCTACATTTATCATTAGGGAACTGATAA contains:
- the LOC122011136 gene encoding uncharacterized protein LOC122011136, translating into MTLTDDDFDGIEYLKFELAYWFTIKDFTMLFSGDRDRLFAKRVVDTPFETNARYFPSDGSSLSDPNIYCTVVRNLVYLIMTHSDIVYVIHVASQFVTVPTTVYWVVVLHILQYLQGTQF